The proteins below are encoded in one region of Pirellulales bacterium:
- a CDS encoding NAD(P)-dependent oxidoreductase, with amino-acid sequence MPTSRKPRLLVIGATGFVGAHVVRAAQPHYDVISGARQTAPDDSSVAVDITNAESVRAAFEQAHPDAVILTAALADIDRCEREQEFAERVNLHGPRYVSEECRRLGARLLFTSTDAVFDGLLTVYPEDATPTPVNFYGRTKARAEAAIAELLPTATIVRVSLVLGRGLRPGTNSYIDKLATSFAAGTKVVTPTFEYRNPIDVSTLAGILVELAGREVRGIFHVGASDKIVRYDLARRVAVALGASPDLVVPQSAPTPGRAPRGIDDFLVCRRLPELIGFVPPTCQQVIERAVHGTA; translated from the coding sequence ATGCCAACTTCTCGCAAGCCACGACTTCTGGTGATCGGCGCCACAGGCTTTGTCGGCGCGCATGTCGTGCGTGCCGCGCAGCCGCACTACGACGTTATCTCCGGTGCCCGACAAACCGCGCCGGATGATTCCTCGGTTGCCGTGGATATTACAAACGCCGAGAGCGTCCGCGCCGCCTTTGAGCAGGCCCACCCCGATGCGGTAATCCTCACAGCCGCGCTGGCTGACATCGATCGCTGCGAGCGCGAGCAGGAATTCGCCGAACGGGTAAACCTTCACGGCCCGCGTTATGTCTCTGAGGAATGTCGGCGGCTCGGGGCGAGACTACTTTTCACTTCGACGGATGCGGTTTTTGATGGCTTGCTGACCGTCTATCCCGAGGATGCCACGCCGACGCCGGTAAACTTCTACGGCCGTACGAAGGCCAGGGCCGAGGCCGCGATCGCCGAGTTGCTTCCCACGGCCACGATCGTGCGCGTGTCGCTCGTTCTGGGGCGCGGACTGCGCCCCGGCACGAACTCGTATATCGACAAGTTGGCCACATCTTTCGCCGCGGGAACGAAAGTGGTGACGCCGACGTTCGAATATCGCAATCCGATCGACGTCAGCACGCTGGCGGGCATACTCGTCGAGTTGGCCGGTCGCGAAGTGAGGGGCATTTTCCACGTCGGCGCATCGGATAAGATTGTCCGCTATGACCTGGCGCGACGCGTGGCTGTGGCGCTGGGAGCATCACCCGATTTGGTTGTGCCGCAGTCCGCACCCACGCCGGGCCGGGCGCCACGCGGGATCGACGACTTTTTGGTTTGCCGGCGACTGCCCGAGTTGATCGGCTTCGTCCCGCCCACATGTCAGCAAGTTATTGAAAGAGCCGTGCATGGAACTGCCTAA
- a CDS encoding glycerophosphodiester phosphodiesterase family protein: protein MRWILATVLLMRLCPICDGAEPVANPFTPRTPAAIPKVVAPGGYARQTPANTARAVAMAIEDGLDAMELDVRRTKDGRHVIFDADQLDGKSSGTGPLREQTLADLQALDFGSWFAKRFAGAKIVTLGECLDMARGKAGLVLVGRDVEPEAFAREILAAEMADQVVVSATDDVLSRLRELSAGKIRTLRPLPADQDAKEWLAVGIAGKEPEVALVPAAKATTETCDTLHTKQVCVVSDARGPNDNPEGWDRLLAAHVDIVRTDRPEEFLAHAISLRTANRTVKYAAHRGALRYAPENTVASLDAAAKLHADFVEIDVHTTSDGGLFLLHDGTLDRTTNGRGRVRQATNEVMRGLDAGSWFGLPFAGAAVPELDGYLAKFPSSMGLYFDAKDITPEELAAAVAKHNLVERTVVYQGPVYLEKLKQINPAIRTLAPVAAASHVDTLAKRFKPYAVDTAWKLLSPEYIKHCHELDIKVFSDAKGDTTIEQYRQAIEWGIDLIQTDHPLRLWRAIDQL from the coding sequence ATGCGATGGATTCTTGCCACGGTCCTTTTGATGCGGCTTTGTCCGATTTGCGACGGGGCAGAGCCAGTCGCAAATCCCTTTACGCCCAGAACGCCGGCGGCGATTCCGAAAGTCGTCGCGCCGGGGGGCTACGCGCGGCAAACGCCGGCAAACACCGCTCGCGCGGTGGCGATGGCCATTGAGGATGGCCTCGACGCGATGGAACTGGATGTTCGCCGCACGAAGGATGGCCGGCACGTGATCTTCGACGCCGATCAACTCGACGGTAAATCGTCGGGCACCGGCCCTCTGCGCGAGCAAACATTGGCTGACTTGCAGGCCCTGGATTTTGGCAGTTGGTTCGCCAAACGTTTTGCTGGTGCGAAGATCGTCACGCTCGGTGAATGTCTGGATATGGCGCGCGGAAAAGCTGGCCTGGTACTGGTCGGCCGCGATGTCGAGCCCGAGGCGTTCGCCCGTGAAATCCTAGCGGCGGAAATGGCCGATCAAGTTGTCGTATCGGCAACGGACGACGTTCTCTCGCGTTTAAGGGAGTTATCCGCTGGCAAGATTCGAACACTTAGACCACTTCCGGCCGATCAGGATGCAAAGGAGTGGCTTGCCGTAGGAATCGCCGGTAAGGAGCCTGAGGTTGCGCTTGTTCCAGCTGCTAAAGCGACGACGGAAACGTGCGATACGTTGCACACGAAGCAGGTTTGCGTCGTCAGCGATGCGCGCGGTCCAAACGATAATCCCGAGGGTTGGGACAGGCTGTTGGCGGCCCACGTTGACATTGTGCGCACCGATCGGCCGGAAGAATTTCTTGCGCATGCGATATCTCTTCGGACAGCAAATCGTACAGTCAAATATGCGGCGCATCGTGGCGCACTTCGTTACGCTCCAGAAAATACCGTTGCGTCACTCGATGCGGCGGCGAAGCTGCATGCTGATTTCGTCGAAATCGATGTCCACACAACAAGCGACGGCGGATTGTTCTTGCTGCACGACGGCACGCTCGACCGTACGACCAATGGGCGTGGTCGCGTCAGGCAGGCCACGAACGAGGTGATGCGCGGGCTGGACGCCGGCAGTTGGTTCGGCCTACCGTTCGCCGGTGCAGCCGTGCCAGAGCTAGACGGCTATCTGGCCAAGTTTCCCTCGTCAATGGGGCTCTACTTCGATGCCAAGGACATCACCCCCGAGGAGCTGGCCGCCGCAGTTGCGAAGCACAATCTCGTCGAGCGAACGGTTGTCTATCAGGGGCCCGTTTATCTCGAGAAGCTGAAGCAAATCAATCCGGCAATTAGGACGCTAGCTCCGGTTGCCGCTGCAAGCCACGTTGATACCCTCGCCAAGCGATTCAAACCTTATGCCGTGGATACCGCTTGGAAATTACTGTCGCCCGAATACATCAAGCACTGCCACGAACTGGACATCAAGGTTTTTTCCGACGCGAAAGGGGACACGACGATTGAGCAATATCGTCAGGCAATCGAGTGGGGCATCGACCTGATCCAGACCGATCACCCGCTACGTTTGTGGCGCGCCATCGATCAGCTCTAG